From Kryptolebias marmoratus isolate JLee-2015 linkage group LG15, ASM164957v2, whole genome shotgun sequence, a single genomic window includes:
- the LOC108241600 gene encoding homeobox-containing protein 1 isoform X3 → MFQQSEEPRFTIEQIDLLQRLRRTGISQAEVLHALNTLDHLDRQHGHKLTHKASYMPPLSSLSSSNAVSASSTMTSTATQTGFPDNQLSLSPGNNFESTSPPLQVSTASPVAVAAVVPNGLVAVTNGKLSPPRFPLGMVSGSVTAPGYGFEASEEDIDLDDKVEDLMRRDSAVIKEEIKSFLANRRISQAVVAQVTGISQSRISHWLLQQGSDLSEQKKRAFFRWYQLEKTNPGATLAMRAAPLALEEVMEWHQTPPPFSPAPGGFRLRRGSRFTWRKECLAVMESYFSDNQYPDEAKREEIATACNGVIQKPGKKLSDLERVTSLKVYNWFANRRKDIKRRANIAILESHGIEVQSPGGQSNSDEVDGNDFPDQGCEVSLFDKRASTRQFAFSRADLSSPTQVPPQLPSWFSALARGGVSGQRGASLIARSLVSGLGSQAEGSRLTGASWSPPSPSLQDEPSLPSALSEPQEPVSSEKTAVNHSGLASADQVDGARGSAGNRIKTETLEDD, encoded by the exons ATGTTCCAGCAGAGTGAGGAGCCTCGCTTCACCATTGAGCAGATTGATCTCCTCCAAAGGCTTCGGCGGACGGGTATTTCCCAGGCGGAGGTCCTCCATGCCCTCAATACCCTTGACCACTTGGACCGGCAGCATGGACACAAGTTGACCCATAAAGCTTCCTACATGCCACCCTTGTCTTCCTTGTCTTCTTCCAACGCCGTCTCTGCCTCCTCCACCATGACTTCCACCGCAACGCAGACGGGTTTCCCTGACAACCAACTCTCTCTGTCCCCCGGTAACAACTTTGAGTCCACTTCGCCGCCCCTGCAGGTTTCAACAGCCTCGCCGGTCGCAGTGGCGGCCGTCGTGCCAAATGGCCTGGTTGCCGTCACCAATGGGAAGCTGTCACCGCCTCGTTTTCCTCTCGGTATGGTTAGCGGCAGCGTGACTGCACCAGGTTATGGATTTGAGGCCAGTGAAGAGGACATAGATCTTGATGATAAGGTGGAGGATTTGATGCG GAGGGACAGCGCTGTGATCAAGGAGGAGATCAAATCTTTCCTGGCCAACAGGCGGATCTCACAGGCAGTGGTTGCTCAGGTAACAG GAATCAGTCAGAGTCGAATCTCCCACTGGCTCCTACAGCAGGGATCGGACCTCAGCGAGCAGAAGAAACGAGCCTTCTTCCGCTGGTACCAGCTGGAGAAGACCAACCCAG GCGCCACTTTGGCCATGCGAGCGGCCCCTCTGGCTCTGGAGGAAGTGATGGAGTGGCACCAGACTCCACCCCCGTTTTCGCCAGCCCCTGGGGGCTTCCGTCTGAGACGGGGGAGCAGATTCACCTGGAGGAAGGAGTGTCTGGCTGTCATGGAGAG CTACTTCAGTGATAACCAGTATCCCGATGAAGCCAAGAGAGAGGAAATTGCCACTGCCTGCAACGGTGTCATTCAAAAACCAG gaaAGAAGCTGTCTGATTTGGAGAGAGTTACGTCTTTGAAGGTCTACAACTGGTTTGCAAACCGCCGCAAAGACATCAAGAGGCGAGCTAACATAG ccatcttggaGAGCCATGGCATCGAGGTTCAGAGTCCAGGCGGTCAGTCCAACAGTGATGAGGTGGACGGCAACGACTTCCCAGACCAG GGTTGTGAGGTGTCCTTATTTGACAAGAGAGCTTCAACCAGGCAGTTTGCTTTCAGTCGGGCGGACTTGTCTTCTCCAACCCAG GTTCCTCCTCAGCTCCCCAGCTGGTTTTCTGCCCTGGCCAGAGGAGGCGTGTCTGGACAGAGGGGGGCGTCGCTGATCGCCCGCTCCCTCGTGTCGGGGCTGGGCTCTCAGGCCGAAGGCTCCAGACTGACAGGTGCGTCCTGGTCCCCCCCGTCCCCGTCCCTCCAGGACGAGCCGAGCCTCCCGAGCGCGCTGTCCGAACCGCAGGAGCCGGTCAGCTCGGAAAAGACGGCGGTGAACCACAGCGGCCTGGCCTCGGCCGATCAGGTGGACGGAGCGCGAGGCAGCGCGGGAAACCGGATCAAGACGGAAACGCTCGAGGATGA
- the LOC108241600 gene encoding homeobox-containing protein 1 isoform X2, whose product MFQQSEEPRFTIEQIDLLQRLRRTGISQAEVLHALNTLDHLDRQHGHKLTHKASYMPPLSSLSSSNAVSASSTMTSTATQTGFPDNQLSLSPGNNFESTSPPLQVSTASPVAVAAVVPNGLVAVTNGKLSPPRFPLGMVSGSVTAPGYGFEASEEDIDLDDKVEDLMRRDSAVIKEEIKSFLANRRISQAVVAQVTGISQSRISHWLLQQGSDLSEQKKRAFFRWYQLEKTNPGATLAMRAAPLALEEVMEWHQTPPPFSPAPGGFRLRRGSRFTWRKECLAVMESYFSDNQYPDEAKREEIATACNGVIQKPGKKLSDLERVTSLKVYNWFANRRKDIKRRANIAAILESHGIEVQSPGGQSNSDEVDGNDFPDQGCEVSLFDKRASTRQFAFSRADLSSPTQVPPQLPSWFSALARGGVSGQRGASLIARSLVSGLGSQAEGSRLTGASWSPPSPSLQDEPSLPSALSEPQEPVSSEKTAVNHSGLASADQVDGARGSAGNRIKTETLEDD is encoded by the exons ATGTTCCAGCAGAGTGAGGAGCCTCGCTTCACCATTGAGCAGATTGATCTCCTCCAAAGGCTTCGGCGGACGGGTATTTCCCAGGCGGAGGTCCTCCATGCCCTCAATACCCTTGACCACTTGGACCGGCAGCATGGACACAAGTTGACCCATAAAGCTTCCTACATGCCACCCTTGTCTTCCTTGTCTTCTTCCAACGCCGTCTCTGCCTCCTCCACCATGACTTCCACCGCAACGCAGACGGGTTTCCCTGACAACCAACTCTCTCTGTCCCCCGGTAACAACTTTGAGTCCACTTCGCCGCCCCTGCAGGTTTCAACAGCCTCGCCGGTCGCAGTGGCGGCCGTCGTGCCAAATGGCCTGGTTGCCGTCACCAATGGGAAGCTGTCACCGCCTCGTTTTCCTCTCGGTATGGTTAGCGGCAGCGTGACTGCACCAGGTTATGGATTTGAGGCCAGTGAAGAGGACATAGATCTTGATGATAAGGTGGAGGATTTGATGCG GAGGGACAGCGCTGTGATCAAGGAGGAGATCAAATCTTTCCTGGCCAACAGGCGGATCTCACAGGCAGTGGTTGCTCAGGTAACAG GAATCAGTCAGAGTCGAATCTCCCACTGGCTCCTACAGCAGGGATCGGACCTCAGCGAGCAGAAGAAACGAGCCTTCTTCCGCTGGTACCAGCTGGAGAAGACCAACCCAG GCGCCACTTTGGCCATGCGAGCGGCCCCTCTGGCTCTGGAGGAAGTGATGGAGTGGCACCAGACTCCACCCCCGTTTTCGCCAGCCCCTGGGGGCTTCCGTCTGAGACGGGGGAGCAGATTCACCTGGAGGAAGGAGTGTCTGGCTGTCATGGAGAG CTACTTCAGTGATAACCAGTATCCCGATGAAGCCAAGAGAGAGGAAATTGCCACTGCCTGCAACGGTGTCATTCAAAAACCAG gaaAGAAGCTGTCTGATTTGGAGAGAGTTACGTCTTTGAAGGTCTACAACTGGTTTGCAAACCGCCGCAAAGACATCAAGAGGCGAGCTAACATAG cagccatcttggaGAGCCATGGCATCGAGGTTCAGAGTCCAGGCGGTCAGTCCAACAGTGATGAGGTGGACGGCAACGACTTCCCAGACCAG GGTTGTGAGGTGTCCTTATTTGACAAGAGAGCTTCAACCAGGCAGTTTGCTTTCAGTCGGGCGGACTTGTCTTCTCCAACCCAG GTTCCTCCTCAGCTCCCCAGCTGGTTTTCTGCCCTGGCCAGAGGAGGCGTGTCTGGACAGAGGGGGGCGTCGCTGATCGCCCGCTCCCTCGTGTCGGGGCTGGGCTCTCAGGCCGAAGGCTCCAGACTGACAGGTGCGTCCTGGTCCCCCCCGTCCCCGTCCCTCCAGGACGAGCCGAGCCTCCCGAGCGCGCTGTCCGAACCGCAGGAGCCGGTCAGCTCGGAAAAGACGGCGGTGAACCACAGCGGCCTGGCCTCGGCCGATCAGGTGGACGGAGCGCGAGGCAGCGCGGGAAACCGGATCAAGACGGAAACGCTCGAGGATGA
- the LOC108241600 gene encoding homeobox-containing protein 1 isoform X1, which yields MFQQSEEPRFTIEQIDLLQRLRRTGISQAEVLHALNTLDHLDRQHGHKLTHKASYMPPLSSLSSSNAVSASSTMTSTATQTGFPDNQLSLSPGNNFESTSPPLQVSTASPVAVAAVVPNGLVAVTNGKLSPPRFPLGMVSGSVTAPGYGFEASEEDIDLDDKVEDLMRRDSAVIKEEIKSFLANRRISQAVVAQVTGISQSRISHWLLQQGSDLSEQKKRAFFRWYQLEKTNPGATLAMRAAPLALEEVMEWHQTPPPFSPAPGGFRLRRGSRFTWRKECLAVMESYFSDNQYPDEAKREEIATACNGVIQKPGKKLSDLERVTSLKVYNWFANRRKDIKRRANIEAAILESHGIEVQSPGGQSNSDEVDGNDFPDQGCEVSLFDKRASTRQFAFSRADLSSPTQVPPQLPSWFSALARGGVSGQRGASLIARSLVSGLGSQAEGSRLTGASWSPPSPSLQDEPSLPSALSEPQEPVSSEKTAVNHSGLASADQVDGARGSAGNRIKTETLEDD from the exons ATGTTCCAGCAGAGTGAGGAGCCTCGCTTCACCATTGAGCAGATTGATCTCCTCCAAAGGCTTCGGCGGACGGGTATTTCCCAGGCGGAGGTCCTCCATGCCCTCAATACCCTTGACCACTTGGACCGGCAGCATGGACACAAGTTGACCCATAAAGCTTCCTACATGCCACCCTTGTCTTCCTTGTCTTCTTCCAACGCCGTCTCTGCCTCCTCCACCATGACTTCCACCGCAACGCAGACGGGTTTCCCTGACAACCAACTCTCTCTGTCCCCCGGTAACAACTTTGAGTCCACTTCGCCGCCCCTGCAGGTTTCAACAGCCTCGCCGGTCGCAGTGGCGGCCGTCGTGCCAAATGGCCTGGTTGCCGTCACCAATGGGAAGCTGTCACCGCCTCGTTTTCCTCTCGGTATGGTTAGCGGCAGCGTGACTGCACCAGGTTATGGATTTGAGGCCAGTGAAGAGGACATAGATCTTGATGATAAGGTGGAGGATTTGATGCG GAGGGACAGCGCTGTGATCAAGGAGGAGATCAAATCTTTCCTGGCCAACAGGCGGATCTCACAGGCAGTGGTTGCTCAGGTAACAG GAATCAGTCAGAGTCGAATCTCCCACTGGCTCCTACAGCAGGGATCGGACCTCAGCGAGCAGAAGAAACGAGCCTTCTTCCGCTGGTACCAGCTGGAGAAGACCAACCCAG GCGCCACTTTGGCCATGCGAGCGGCCCCTCTGGCTCTGGAGGAAGTGATGGAGTGGCACCAGACTCCACCCCCGTTTTCGCCAGCCCCTGGGGGCTTCCGTCTGAGACGGGGGAGCAGATTCACCTGGAGGAAGGAGTGTCTGGCTGTCATGGAGAG CTACTTCAGTGATAACCAGTATCCCGATGAAGCCAAGAGAGAGGAAATTGCCACTGCCTGCAACGGTGTCATTCAAAAACCAG gaaAGAAGCTGTCTGATTTGGAGAGAGTTACGTCTTTGAAGGTCTACAACTGGTTTGCAAACCGCCGCAAAGACATCAAGAGGCGAGCTAACATAG aagcagccatcttggaGAGCCATGGCATCGAGGTTCAGAGTCCAGGCGGTCAGTCCAACAGTGATGAGGTGGACGGCAACGACTTCCCAGACCAG GGTTGTGAGGTGTCCTTATTTGACAAGAGAGCTTCAACCAGGCAGTTTGCTTTCAGTCGGGCGGACTTGTCTTCTCCAACCCAG GTTCCTCCTCAGCTCCCCAGCTGGTTTTCTGCCCTGGCCAGAGGAGGCGTGTCTGGACAGAGGGGGGCGTCGCTGATCGCCCGCTCCCTCGTGTCGGGGCTGGGCTCTCAGGCCGAAGGCTCCAGACTGACAGGTGCGTCCTGGTCCCCCCCGTCCCCGTCCCTCCAGGACGAGCCGAGCCTCCCGAGCGCGCTGTCCGAACCGCAGGAGCCGGTCAGCTCGGAAAAGACGGCGGTGAACCACAGCGGCCTGGCCTCGGCCGATCAGGTGGACGGAGCGCGAGGCAGCGCGGGAAACCGGATCAAGACGGAAACGCTCGAGGATGA